From one Phycodurus eques isolate BA_2022a chromosome 6, UOR_Pequ_1.1, whole genome shotgun sequence genomic stretch:
- the marchf1 gene encoding E3 ubiquitin-protein ligase MARCHF7 isoform X1 has product MPVHQITVVPARENGKRALRPKDRNEGPQAKTPGRSGSRSSNISKASNSTAGQTSASKTSVTPSSQDICSVVQLTRIEEDASELPNPSNSKSPRPATMTIPSATRGSSAPAPKKRVKRRHRRKRNSFGPLDCVEAKDPDRSSDRSEQGEARSERPSRAHREPPLRICCLDSTSEDEKPVTRSWSKEKSRRARHRSQSKGGEDVTEVMELQSVGSDEGKENQPLVVDDGVKKRLISGSSGHSSLRESLPSMDKEPSPANSSSEDGEEELITKKYQEKGAGHGDMAVPVVVPTPQKGCGVNGALPRACSDDSEMEVCRICHCEGDEECPLIMPCHCTGSLSFVHHACLYQWIKSSDTRCCELCKFDFIMETKLKPLRKWEKLHMSKSERRKIYCSVLFHLIAIVCMLWSVYILIKRTTEEIKLGKNEEFWRISLLKYYRYTPQGVLEWPFWTKLIVVAIGFTGGLIFMYIQGKVYLQLWCRLKAFNRIITVQNCPDKNRLANGKRQAAVEIPVGSTPPDSDASLGATVAPRHNPV; this is encoded by the exons ATGCCAGTACACCAGATCACGGTGGTCCCAGCTAGGGAGAACGGCAAGCGCGCCCTTCGGCCTAAAGACAGGAACGAG GGCCCTCAAGCCAAGACCCCCGGTCGCTCAGGGAGTCGATCCAGCAACATCTCCAAG GCGAGCAACTCGACAGCGGGACAAACCAGCGCATCCAAGACGTCAGTCACTCCGTCTTCTCAGGATATTTGCAG TGTTGTCCAGCTGACCCGCATTGAGGAGGATGCGTCCGAATTGCCCAACCCCAGCAACAGCAAGAGCCCGCGCCCCGCCACCATGACAATCCCCAGCGCCACCCGGGGTTCCTCAGCTCCGGCCCCTAAGAAGCGGGTGAAGCGTCGCCACCGGCGGAAGAGGAACAGCTTCGGCCCATTGGACTGCGTGGAGGCCAAAGACCCGGACCGCAGCTCTGACCGCAGCGAGCAGGGCGAGGCGCGGTCAGAGCGTCCCTCGCGGGCACACCGGGAGCCCCCGCTGCGCATCTGCTGCTTGGACTCAACCTCTGAGGATGAGAAGCCGGTGACCCGAAGCTGGAGTAAGGAGAAGTCGAGGCGGGCTCGGCACCGCAGCCAGAGCAAAGGCGGTGAGGACGTGACAGAAGTGATGGAGTTGCAGTCGGTGGGCTCCGACGAGGGGAAGGAGAACCAACCCCTGGTGGTGGATGATGGTGTGAAAAAACGACTCATTAGCGGTAGCAGTGGGCACAGCTCGCTGAGGGAAAGCTTGCCCAGTATGGACAAGGAGCCTAGTCCGGCTAACAGTTCCTCGGAGGATGGTGAGGAGGAGCTGATCACAAAAAAGTATCAGGAGAAAGGGGCGGGGCACGGAGACATGGCAGTGCCCGTGGTGGTGCCCACGCCTCAGAAGGGCTGCGGTGTCAATGGCGCCCTGCCTCGCGCCTGCTCCGATGACTCTGAGATGGAGGTGTGCAG GATCTGCCACTGTGAGGGTGATGAGGAGTGCCCCCTGATCATGCCGTGTCACTGTACAGGCAGCCTGAGCTTTGTGCACCACGCGTGTCTCTACCAGTGGATCAAATCCTCAGACACGCGCTGTTGCGAGCTCTGCAAGTTTGATTTCATCATGGAGACCAAACTCAAACCTCTGCGCAAG TGGGAGAAGTTGCACATGTCCAAGAGCGAGAGGAGGAAGATCTACTGCTCAGTGTTGTTCCACCTCATAGCAATAGTGTGCATGCTGTGGTCTGTCTACATCCTCATCAAGAGGACCACAGAGGAGATCAAACTGGGCAAGAATG AAGAATTTTGGCGGATTTCTCTCCTGAAGTACTACCGGTATACCCCCCAGG GCGTACTGGAGTGGCCCTTCTGGACCAAGCTGATTGTGGTGGCCATCGGCTTCACAGGGGGCCTCATCTTCATGTACATCCAGGGCAAGGTGTACCTGCAGTTGTGGTGCCGCCTCAAGGCCTTCAACCGCATCATCACCGTGCAGAACTGCCCCGACAAGAACCGGCTCGCCAACGGAAAGCGCCAGGCGGCCGTGGAGATCCCTGTGGGGTCCACCCCACCAGactcggacgcctccctggggGCGACGGTGGCGCCCAGGCACAATCCAGTTTGA
- the tma16 gene encoding translation machinery-associated protein 16, protein MPKTQKKGKAPDKVVHPYSRKAAYMAREEIRLKKKERHKVDKAARLNNIGEKLLWFQSQLDPEKTTYTKKDACDIIERYLQRYDGELEQIELMNGIKGRQGRLHGSREDVIKQTIERERALYCGAGFEIPDFINTKHLKTFREWTGDLKKLPNIKLRKVSSMGVEVKDKEEQKNDQQEEELDDEEEELDENTLMSDSN, encoded by the exons ATG ccGAAGACACAGAAGAAGGGTAAAGCCCCGGATAAGGTTGTGCATCCGTACAGTCGGAAAGCAGCGTACATGGCCCGGGAGGAAATCCGACTCAAGAAAAAAGAACG acATAAAGTTGACAAAGCTGCACGTCTCAACAACATTG GTGAGAAGCTGTTATGGTTTCAGAGCCAGTTGGACCCGGAAAAGACAACATACACCAAAAAGGATGCATGTGACATCATTGAAAG gtACCTGCAGCGGTATGACGGCGAACTGGAGCAGATCGAGCTGATGAACGGCATCAAGGGGCGTCAGGGGCGTCTCCACGGCTCCAGGGAGGACGTCATCAAGCAGACCATCGAGCGCGAGCGGGCGCTCTACTGTGGTGCCGGGTTTG AGATCCCAGACTTCATTAACACAAAACATCTGAAAACATTCAG GGAATGGACGGGAGATCTAAAGAAACTTCCTAACATTAAACTGAGAAAGGTTTCCAGCATGGGCGTGGAAGTCAAGGATAAAGAAGAGCAAAAGAACGACCAACAAGAAGAAGAGttggatgatgaggaggaggagttgGACGAAAACACACTTATGTCCGATTCCAACTAA
- the marchf1 gene encoding E3 ubiquitin-protein ligase MARCHF7 isoform X2, with the protein MPVHQITVVPARENGKRALRPKDRNEGPQAKTPGRSGSRSSNISKASNSTAGQTSASKTSVTPSSQDICSVVQLTRIEEDASELPNPSNSKSPRPATMTIPSATRGSSAPAPKKRVKRRHRRKRNSFGPLDCVEAKDPDRSSDRSEQGEARSERPSRAHREPPLRICCLDSTSEDEKPVTRSWSKEKSRRARHRSQSKGGEDVTEVMELQSVGSDEGKENQPLVVDDGVKKRLISGSSGHSSLRESLPSMDKEPSPANSSSEDGEEELITKKYQEKGAGHGDMAVPVVVPTPQKGCGVNGALPRACSDDSEMEVCRICHCEGDEECPLIMPCHCTGSLSFVHHACLYQWIKSSDTRCCELCKFDFIMETKLKPLRKWEKLHMSKSERRKIYCSVLFHLIAIVCMLWSVYILIKRTTEEIKLGKNGVLEWPFWTKLIVVAIGFTGGLIFMYIQGKVYLQLWCRLKAFNRIITVQNCPDKNRLANGKRQAAVEIPVGSTPPDSDASLGATVAPRHNPV; encoded by the exons ATGCCAGTACACCAGATCACGGTGGTCCCAGCTAGGGAGAACGGCAAGCGCGCCCTTCGGCCTAAAGACAGGAACGAG GGCCCTCAAGCCAAGACCCCCGGTCGCTCAGGGAGTCGATCCAGCAACATCTCCAAG GCGAGCAACTCGACAGCGGGACAAACCAGCGCATCCAAGACGTCAGTCACTCCGTCTTCTCAGGATATTTGCAG TGTTGTCCAGCTGACCCGCATTGAGGAGGATGCGTCCGAATTGCCCAACCCCAGCAACAGCAAGAGCCCGCGCCCCGCCACCATGACAATCCCCAGCGCCACCCGGGGTTCCTCAGCTCCGGCCCCTAAGAAGCGGGTGAAGCGTCGCCACCGGCGGAAGAGGAACAGCTTCGGCCCATTGGACTGCGTGGAGGCCAAAGACCCGGACCGCAGCTCTGACCGCAGCGAGCAGGGCGAGGCGCGGTCAGAGCGTCCCTCGCGGGCACACCGGGAGCCCCCGCTGCGCATCTGCTGCTTGGACTCAACCTCTGAGGATGAGAAGCCGGTGACCCGAAGCTGGAGTAAGGAGAAGTCGAGGCGGGCTCGGCACCGCAGCCAGAGCAAAGGCGGTGAGGACGTGACAGAAGTGATGGAGTTGCAGTCGGTGGGCTCCGACGAGGGGAAGGAGAACCAACCCCTGGTGGTGGATGATGGTGTGAAAAAACGACTCATTAGCGGTAGCAGTGGGCACAGCTCGCTGAGGGAAAGCTTGCCCAGTATGGACAAGGAGCCTAGTCCGGCTAACAGTTCCTCGGAGGATGGTGAGGAGGAGCTGATCACAAAAAAGTATCAGGAGAAAGGGGCGGGGCACGGAGACATGGCAGTGCCCGTGGTGGTGCCCACGCCTCAGAAGGGCTGCGGTGTCAATGGCGCCCTGCCTCGCGCCTGCTCCGATGACTCTGAGATGGAGGTGTGCAG GATCTGCCACTGTGAGGGTGATGAGGAGTGCCCCCTGATCATGCCGTGTCACTGTACAGGCAGCCTGAGCTTTGTGCACCACGCGTGTCTCTACCAGTGGATCAAATCCTCAGACACGCGCTGTTGCGAGCTCTGCAAGTTTGATTTCATCATGGAGACCAAACTCAAACCTCTGCGCAAG TGGGAGAAGTTGCACATGTCCAAGAGCGAGAGGAGGAAGATCTACTGCTCAGTGTTGTTCCACCTCATAGCAATAGTGTGCATGCTGTGGTCTGTCTACATCCTCATCAAGAGGACCACAGAGGAGATCAAACTGGGCAAGAATG GCGTACTGGAGTGGCCCTTCTGGACCAAGCTGATTGTGGTGGCCATCGGCTTCACAGGGGGCCTCATCTTCATGTACATCCAGGGCAAGGTGTACCTGCAGTTGTGGTGCCGCCTCAAGGCCTTCAACCGCATCATCACCGTGCAGAACTGCCCCGACAAGAACCGGCTCGCCAACGGAAAGCGCCAGGCGGCCGTGGAGATCCCTGTGGGGTCCACCCCACCAGactcggacgcctccctggggGCGACGGTGGCGCCCAGGCACAATCCAGTTTGA